TCTATGGTCTTTGTGGAGTTTGACATCCATATCCCCATATCACTTTCattatgttgaaaatagttgatGGATATTTCTCATGCTTCTTGGACCACGAGAGTGTGATCAAAACTGTCATTTTCATgtggtttaacaaaaaaaataaaaaatctaaatctattaTAAATAtgccaataatttattttactttcttccaTATGTCTTCACTCAGACATTTCAAGCAGCAagctataaaaacaaaataagaggCAGGCCATGTCAGACAGAAAGAATCATTCTTGTTTTATTGGACAATATACATGAAACGAGAATTTATTTCCTCTGGTGTTAGGTTTTAAAATGTTACAGTTTCAAGGTTCTACTGACTACTTGAACGCTTAGTCTTGCATAatacaaggcaaaaaaaaaaaaaaaagaaactcattcaaAATCTCCTGTTTCGAAGACAACACTTAAAAATACCATATATTTACAAAATGAGGGGAGGGAGGAGGTTTGGAGTGCAGAGTTCACCTACAACATTGCCTCGATAATGAGACAAGCCTGTTAACTCATGGAATTTTAAAAGAAGTGCACAGAACGCCCCTCAACGCTTGCGGCGGCTGGGAGACGTCGACCTGCAAGAGAAGCGTTGGACAGACTATTAGTGCAATCACAAGTGCAGAGCACATCCAGAACTTTATACACACTCTGTAAACAGCTGTTGGATCAACACTAAATGAGAAAAGGGGGAAATGACATCAATGTCTGTAGCACTAAGGAAGCACAGTCCGAACCATTTGTGCACAATTCAGAAATTACACATTCAACATTGTGACTGTGAATATAAAcaacacattcatttaaaatcaacttcagGATAATTTGAATTGCAACAGCTGTGatattataaatactattaatcaaacacacacaataaacaataaaaaaataaataaaaaaaaagtagtaggAAGAAAATGGATACTACCTTGATCGTGACTTAGACTTGTGTTTGCGGCTTGCCTTCTTACCAGACTTGTGTGACCTTTCCGTTGACCTTGATCGACTACGTTTTGATTTCTTAGACTTTTTCTCTTTGCTAACCTCAGGTGAAGGGGACCTGCTCCTGCTGGACTCTGAATCAGAGTACTTCTTGCTAGCTTTGGCAGAGCCTTTTTTGCTAGATTTACTGTCCTGCCGGGAAAACCTCTCACTGTGAGGGTCGCTCTCCTTTTTCCGCCTCGATTTGGCATCGTCTTCCTCGTCCCTTACTGAACTGCCCTCGCCCTtctgtttgtctctctttttatctaaatctttctctttcttcttcttaTCCTTTTCGTGGCTCCGGCTCCTCTCTTTCCTCCTGTCTCTCTCCCTGTCCTTGCTGGAGGCCTTCTGTTTCCTCCTGCTGCGGCTTGTACTGCGACTTCGGCTGCGCCTGCGGTCCCTGCTACGCTGCCTCTCCCTGCTGCGGCTGCGACTGGCCTTGGACCTGCTCCTGTGGCCCCTGCTGGATCTGCGTTGCCGTGAATGGCTGCGCTTCCTGTGATGAGAGGAACGTTCGGTGCTGCGTGCACGGCTACTCCGCCTTCTATCTCTGGCTTTGTCGCGCTCCGACTGACGTCTGTGAGAGCTGCGACTTCGGCTACGCCTGCGAGTCCCACGAGAGGCAGAGTGGCTGCGACGCCTTTTCCTTCTAGGAGACGAGGAGCGAGAGGAGCTGCGAGAGGAggctgaggatgaggaggatgaagaggaccGGCTGCTGGAAGAGCTGGAGGTGGAGGTGCGGCTACGTTGCTCACTTGCCAAGGGGCTGGCACTTCCTCCATTACGCCCTGTGTGCTCTTTGCTTACCCACTTGACCTCACTGACTTCTGGCTCACTACGTGACCTGCGTCGCTCTAATGTGGGCTCCGCCTCCCTTTCCCTAACTTCCTGTTTGTGTTTAGACTCTGTCTGCTCCTCCTCATAACCTGCCCTCTCTCTGCTTACTCTGTCTGATGCCAAAtcttctgaaaacacacacaaagaaaaattaCTGTACACACATTTGACAAGAAggttgaatatatatttaaaacaaataaaaacatattatagGACTTAAAAagtagtataaataaaatattttttaaattaaaaatgttataaaaaattacCATAACCATTGTAGCCTAAGTCTGTGTAAACTtgataaatcacaaaatattccTTTCAAaggtacttttttatatttttatatgatgcttttctcatttaacacaatgACTTTCTTTTGATGGTAATTTCTCAGCCAAATGTTAAgtataattaatttgattattcgctacattattttaaacaaaaaataataataaatgaaaataataataatataatttattttaatgaataaatacattttataaatttctgctgataaactataatttttttttttttaatgccattaaAATGTTCACACTTTTGTCTAGATGCACCCACCTTTTACAGTCTGTACCTCCAGTGCCAGCCTCTCCTGCAGCTGCTGTAGCTCCTTCTCTTTGCGCCGGAAGGCATCCTGTTTCTGGTGAATGCGGTGCAGCAGCTCCTCATCGTCTGTGTCTGAGGAGTCTGACCCCTTTGGACTTCGCTCCTCATCCTCACTCTCGTCCGAGCCGTACTCACCCAGCCCTCCTGCAGCAACAAAGCCCCTCTCTTATAACGGACAGCAGGAGCATGGCAATCATAGTCGCTAACAGTCCCTTGTTCCACTACATGATACTTCACTAAAGCCCACCTCAATAAACGAAGCATGCTTTTTTTATAATCTGTGTTGCTGGAAGCTAACTATTGAGAAGATCTGCTGCTTGAGCTCGAGAATGTACTGAAGTTCATTAGAGAGCCCCTCTTCCCACCCCCATTTATTCCCCCCAACCCCCCGTCGGGCCAAAATATGAAGACACTTACCGAGACCAGTCAGAGAAGCCAGTGCATTTGACTGTGCCAGCTGTTTTGCAGGAGCTTTGATTCACATCAACAACAGGAACAACATGTTAAAAACACATACAGCCACCACTTTCGCATAGGCAAGAGTCTCTAGAGATGAGGGTACACATATGCACTTTTCACAAGAGCTGCCTTtggcaaaataaaagaaaaaaggatacaaataaaaaaaaaaaagatggagagAAGAAAAAAGTTATCACACAAAGTCCATCAAAAACAGCAAACAGTGGAGGAGGAAAGAACCTGTCAGTACTAATACAGTCTCACTTTCGTAACGAGGAGCTGTCTGGCAAACATAGACGTGAGGAAGTACTTTTGTTTTACAGGAAGTAAATCTAGGAACAGATTTGACTGGGAACCCTTGGTAAGATTGCATTTAACTGCATCTGTGTGACCATTTTCAACCTGCCTCTGCGGTTTATGTCTTCTGTTGCATTAGCAGAGAATGGCCGATGAAGAATTGCACTTTGGCTTATCATAAAGTATTACCATGATGTATGTCAGACAAAAAGGCACCATATTTATCAGTCAAAACATAACCAAGTCTAATTTCTGTGGAAATGTGGTTCTTTCTTCAGAATTAAACTTGAAGGCACAGTTGCACGGACAGAAGGGAACAGGAGCAGACCTTTAGTGGCTTTGCGATGAGTCTCTTTAGCCACCAGAAAGATTTCCTCATTTGTGACTTCAAGGAGGACTTCGGTAAGAAGAGTTTTAGTCATCAGCATCTGTGGGGAGCAAATAGAACTGGTTGAGAAGCACAAGTCACAAGTGTGGAAGATATATGCAGAGACAGAAGTGTGCGTATGTGAACCCACCAACTGAAACTCTTTCTCCTCTTCTGTCATTTCTGGTTCACTTTGGTCTTCTTGAACAGGAGGAGAACTTCTACCACCAAACTCCAATCTTCTTCCTGATACGCCATCCTCCCCGGCACGatcttcttcaccatcctcatcaTCACTGTCCTAAATTAAAGAGGAGTAGGTGATTGGACCAGAAACCATACGCTTCTGGATGACATAAGCGCCGAGAGGAATTATTAGTGTTAGTGTGCAGCTGCTAACAAGCAAAGTAACTCAATTTAAAAGAGTCCATGAAATCAGTTGGAGATTTGTGGCTCTGTCATTGTCAGTTAGTAACCCATGTGCTAGATTACTCTTAGAAgttgtcaaaaatatatattttagcagatatacactaccgtttaaaagttACTAATATTATTGTTTTGAGACTAAAACATagtattatcatcaatgttgaaaacagttgcacaccacttaatatttttgtgcaaactgtttttttttaaatcaataagaagtttaaaagaatatttgaaattttttttagtaaatagtCTTAACCCATCtctttcgatcaatttaatgcaggCACTGCTGAATAAAaggcatttctttcaaaaaagaaaagaaaataatatactAACCTCAAACTTTCGAACAGTAgtgtacacattttaaaatgttctaatTAAAATACATCAACACGCTCATCAAGGAAATTTCAAGGGGTCTTTGATTTAAGATAACAATCATGTAAAGTGCTTGTCAGCGAACCCCGGGACAACAGTTGCCAAAGTAACCGCAGCAGATTCCTTCGTTGTAAACAGATTCTGAAAAAGGATGCTTACAAATTTGCTCTTGCGTGGCAACCGAGGCCCATCACCTTCCTCCACTACAATATCGTTATCTCTTTCATTATTTGCCATTTCAGCACGCTCTTTCTCCATCCTCTCTTTCTCCATCTTTTTCTGCTTCTCACGATCCATCTTTTCAAGGCCTTCTCGAATCCACGCAGGCAAAGTCCTCCGTTTAACAGCATCTAGACCAGGAATTAAGACAATATCTCAACTGAAGCcttttataacagcagtttttcCTATGCATCGACATTAATCAATATTTATAAATCACCAAGAGTAGGCGTCTCTGGTTTAAATTCGATCTGATTGGGGGATCTGGGCCGTTCAGGTCTGAAGCCAGGGAGCCGGTCTCTTCTGTTCTGTGGTCCTTCGGGCCAATAAGGTGCATGAAAGCCAGTGGAGGGTGGTCCGTATGCTGACCCTGTTGGCGCAGCTCCATGCTAACAGGAAACGGAAATAAATGTGATTAAGACTGGGAAGTTAAGGGACTGGGAATAACTTTTGATAATCCACACCCAAGTAAGTGTACCTGATAATCAAACTGATTGACGCCAACTGGGCCTATAGGGTAAGGCTCAGGCTGACCCCCAAACCCATGACTGTTTTGAGGAAAGCCTCCATGGTGTCGGTCTCCAGGAAACTCCAAACTATCTTGACTGTTAGTGTCTTCCGACGGGTTGACAACATCCATCGGCCCTTGTCCAGGAGGAACCCACGCTTGTTctggagggggaggaggaggctGGCCATGCATTCCCCACTCTATAAACAATCAGCAAATACAAACCTAAGTTACAAACTTTGTAAATCTCTGCAAGTAAATAATAAGTTCCACAGACAAATGCATTGGCCCTACTTTGGCAtgcaacaaatgtaaaatatgtaatgtatcagagagggaaaaaaaatgccCGGACTGGATGCCCGtagtgtgagtaaattttaatttatgggtgaactattcctgaccgattatttaatatttaaagtccCATCTAAACAGCAGTAGCAACAGATCATTTAATCTGTATTACAAAGCATGTCAGAATGAAATGGATACTCAAGCAAAAAGGTTGAGGGCTTTGTTATATCGAACAATTGTTGACTGGATTGGAGATGTCTGACTCCACAGTGAAGCACACCATTCCAGCACAACACATAGGCCTAGGTTAATTATGATATGCCTTTAAAATGCTCACAGTCAAACTGAAAAATTGGCCTTACCTGGTTGCCAACCTCTGCCAAAATTATGATTGCCCGGAAAAGCACCATGGTTATTATGGGCTGGAGGTTCCATGTTCCTCATTTCCTGGCCGTTGGGCTGAATCACCTGCTGGTCGGCAACCCCTCCAGTGGATTCTTTCTGTGCAATCCATGCTTGTGCTAGAGCAGCCCAGTCCACTTGACCTGCAAAAAACCCACACCAAACTCAAACACTGCACCAAACCGAGCGGTTCAACAACTGAACCATATGATTAGTATCTGCAAGCTCAATTAGGAAAGAACAACTGCCGACCTGGATCTTGCTGATGCTGAAATGACTGCATCCACTGCTGCTGTGAGCCCAGGGGCCACTGAGGCCATGGCTGTCCTCCCTGGTCCCACATCTCTCACCGTGCGATTCCTGTGCCAGAAGCATCATGAAATACACATGCAGATGTTTACCAAATAAACATTTACTTGCACAGATTCAACAGTAAGTGCAAATAGAGCATTTAAGAGTTTTGAATGGCAGTTCTCTTATAAGAACATAAAAAACAAGCCCTGCTTTTTCATGGTCGATCATTACAGCTGTAATGTAAGCTGCACAGCTGCAGTTCCTGAGACACAACAGAAATACTGCTCTCACTCAGACTACTGCAAAACCAGTCTAGGATAGCCCATGTACCCTTCAAATGCACGCGGGGTGTTTTACAACGGATTTTAGTGCGTTTACCTTTCTGTATTTCACTGCATATAATTATGACATTGATTACATAGAAATAAGCGTCGTCGTATTGCTAGCTATGCAAGCGTTAGGCCCCGCGTCAACAtcaacacttatttaaaaaactttattCTCTCGTTTAAACGCACACAATTTACAAATTCAGAGATTGCCGCAACTGAGGAGAATAAGAAGCACAGGACTAAAGATTTAGATTGAAGATTTACAGACATGTTACGATCCCTTACCTTTCCAATTCTCACTAGTAAAATGGCGATGAAATGATGACCCGGAAACAATGCCTGCAACAGTGACCTCACAACACAGGCCCTCTAGTGGATACTTGCGACCAAAGACTACTTGGACTTCTGAGGCAGCATaacggtttaatgatctacaacaaaatataacGAGTTTTTGTGataagtaaattaatattttattactataatactgatttatCGCTAGAACtaacatcaaaagtgcaaaagttaatcagaaataaacatttacacctgtttttatacagtctatgatttacacacaaactgaccaccaaacgGAACTTTTAGACGGCACCTTCTCCTTTTTAGCTCAAAGATCACGAAATAAAACGCAAatgattgtgggatatcaaaggcagggATACATCATGCTGCCTTCAAAATTCAATCAGAAGAAGGTACCTCCGGAGatataggctagtgacaaatggtcaaaaagtgctttagttttcgagatacccctaccggaggtagaactaaagccaacaatgtttttcctcatctctaaggtctcccatatatgaaatggattcttggctaaaaatattttactgctaagattgttaaattaacagatattgttatacaccacaaaaccaataaaggactaaaatatagcctgtccgtatgggagttaaggcatataaactaatgcagatcaatcacacaagctctgagagctttgaaacttgacatgtttgtagtcaggaagttgatttaactactagaaaagactggatgtgaatatcttgatttatggaataaatagacacatgtaaacacatatctaaaataagcggacatgcacaaatttaatatctatgcagaaagttttcatttactttgtgcttgctttgcctggcattatcatagaaacacatatgatggcttgttggaaagttggggttgtgctgaatccagcaataccaaatatgtaaatatatgataaaagagaagtgttctgtcactcaatgtatgaggtgtccaaaatgaaagaacgctggacaaaata
The nucleotide sequence above comes from Carassius gibelio isolate Cgi1373 ecotype wild population from Czech Republic chromosome B16, carGib1.2-hapl.c, whole genome shotgun sequence. Encoded proteins:
- the LOC127974855 gene encoding arginine/serine-rich protein PNISR isoform X2, with the protein product MWDQGGQPWPQWPLGSQQQWMQSFQHQQDPGQVDWAALAQAWIAQKESTGGVADQQVIQPNGQEMRNMEPPAHNNHGAFPGNHNFGRGWQPEWGMHGQPPPPPPEQAWVPPGQGPMDVVNPSEDTNSQDSLEFPGDRHHGGFPQNSHGFGGQPEPYPIGPVGVNQFDYQHGAAPTGSAYGPPSTGFHAPYWPEGPQNRRDRLPGFRPERPRSPNQIEFKPETPTLDAVKRRTLPAWIREGLEKMDREKQKKMEKERMEKERAEMANNERDNDIVVEEGDGPRLPRKSKFDSDDEDGEEDRAGEDGVSGRRLEFGGRSSPPVQEDQSEPEMTEEEKEFQLMLMTKTLLTEVLLEVTNEEIFLVAKETHRKATKAPAKQLAQSNALASLTGLGGLGEYGSDESEDEERSPKGSDSSDTDDEELLHRIHQKQDAFRRKEKELQQLQERLALEVQTVKDLASDRVSRERAGYEEEQTESKHKQEVREREAEPTLERRRSRSEPEVSEVKWVSKEHTGRNGGSASPLASEQRSRTSTSSSSSSRSSSSSSSSASSRSSSRSSSPRRKRRRSHSASRGTRRRSRSRSSHRRQSERDKARDRRRSSRARSTERSSHHRKRSHSRQRRSSRGHRSRSKASRSRSRERQRSRDRRRSRSRSTSRSRRKQKASSKDRERDRRKERSRSHEKDKKKKEKDLDKKRDKQKGEGSSVRDEEDDAKSRRKKESDPHSERFSRQDSKSSKKGSAKASKKYSDSESSRSRSPSPEVSKEKKSKKSKRSRSRSTERSHKSGKKASRKHKSKSRSRSTSPSRRKR
- the LOC127974855 gene encoding arginine/serine-rich protein PNISR isoform X1 codes for the protein MWDQGGQPWPQWPLGSQQQWMQSFQHQQDPGQVDWAALAQAWIAQKESTGGVADQQVIQPNGQEMRNMEPPAHNNHGAFPGNHNFGRGWQPEWGMHGQPPPPPPEQAWVPPGQGPMDVVNPSEDTNSQDSLEFPGDRHHGGFPQNSHGFGGQPEPYPIGPVGVNQFDYQHGAAPTGSAYGPPSTGFHAPYWPEGPQNRRDRLPGFRPERPRSPNQIEFKPETPTLDAVKRRTLPAWIREGLEKMDREKQKKMEKERMEKERAEMANNERDNDIVVEEGDGPRLPRKSKFDSDDEDGEEDRAGEDGVSGRRLEFGGRSSPPVQEDQSEPEMTEEEKEFQLMLMTKTLLTEVLLEVTNEEIFLVAKETHRKATKAPAKQLAQSNALASLTGLGGLGEYGSDESEDEERSPKGSDSSDTDDEELLHRIHQKQDAFRRKEKELQQLQERLALEVQTVKEDLASDRVSRERAGYEEEQTESKHKQEVREREAEPTLERRRSRSEPEVSEVKWVSKEHTGRNGGSASPLASEQRSRTSTSSSSSSRSSSSSSSSASSRSSSRSSSPRRKRRRSHSASRGTRRRSRSRSSHRRQSERDKARDRRRSSRARSTERSSHHRKRSHSRQRRSSRGHRSRSKASRSRSRERQRSRDRRRSRSRSTSRSRRKQKASSKDRERDRRKERSRSHEKDKKKKEKDLDKKRDKQKGEGSSVRDEEDDAKSRRKKESDPHSERFSRQDSKSSKKGSAKASKKYSDSESSRSRSPSPEVSKEKKSKKSKRSRSRSTERSHKSGKKASRKHKSKSRSRSTSPSRRKR